In Pedobacter sp. W3I1, one DNA window encodes the following:
- a CDS encoding cell wall metabolism sensor histidine kinase WalK, with product MSTVEKQEEIKMEDNTGIDHPANNATDPKVIPYQSLDIPRLAIAAANIGTWFMDEQSGTFLPSARMKEMHGYFAEEEMSLEAVLVQISPKYRQKVIRTIKEAADQGEPFYLEYPVTGFHDQQQRWLRAMGGADRASTGTNQFSGVIMDITELKHSELRRNRFIGMVSHELKTPLTALKAYIQLLNRWAKEKKDSFTIGALSKLEKQVKKMTTMINGFLNFSGVESGKIHLNRLNFDINKLLREVIDEYAEISPDHVISLAECGESIVYADREKIEQVIINLISNAVKYSGPGKPVEVVCQDDKTKITISVKDIGMGIEKKDIAKLFKPHSRITTSQTENITGFGIGLYLCAEIIKYHDGDIGVKSEPGRGSTFWFTLPIGDSSTTTAADIIPEISDTSNS from the coding sequence TTGAGCACTGTAGAAAAACAGGAAGAAATAAAGATGGAAGACAACACCGGGATAGATCACCCAGCGAATAATGCAACCGATCCTAAGGTGATTCCATATCAGTCACTCGATATTCCCAGGCTTGCCATAGCAGCCGCTAATATAGGTACCTGGTTCATGGATGAGCAGTCCGGTACTTTTCTCCCATCTGCACGCATGAAAGAAATGCATGGCTACTTTGCAGAGGAAGAGATGTCCCTTGAGGCAGTTCTCGTCCAAATTTCTCCAAAATACAGGCAGAAAGTGATCCGTACCATAAAAGAAGCCGCTGACCAGGGTGAACCGTTTTATCTGGAATACCCGGTGACCGGATTTCATGATCAGCAGCAGCGATGGCTTAGGGCAATGGGAGGCGCAGACCGGGCATCAACGGGTACCAATCAGTTCTCTGGCGTGATTATGGACATCACCGAACTCAAGCACAGTGAACTTCGAAGAAACAGATTCATCGGAATGGTCAGTCATGAGCTTAAGACACCTTTGACGGCATTGAAAGCTTACATCCAGCTCCTCAATAGATGGGCAAAAGAAAAGAAGGACAGTTTTACCATCGGCGCATTGTCTAAACTGGAAAAGCAGGTAAAAAAAATGACAACGATGATCAATGGCTTTCTGAATTTTTCAGGAGTGGAATCCGGCAAAATTCATCTGAATAGGTTGAATTTTGATATTAACAAGCTGTTGAGGGAGGTGATTGATGAATATGCCGAAATTTCACCTGACCATGTGATCAGCCTGGCAGAATGTGGGGAGTCCATCGTATATGCAGACCGGGAAAAGATCGAACAGGTGATCATCAATCTGATCAGCAACGCAGTCAAATACTCTGGTCCCGGAAAGCCGGTAGAAGTTGTCTGTCAGGACGATAAAACCAAAATCACAATAAGTGTTAAGGATATTGGAATGGGAATTGAAAAAAAAGATATTGCCAAACTCTTCAAACCCCATTCCAGGATAACAACCAGCCAGACCGAGAATATAACGGGCTTCGGTATAGGACTTTACCTGTGCGCTGAGATTATTAAATACCATGATGGGGATATCGGTGTGAAAAGTGAACCGGGCCGGGGAAGCACGTTTTGGTTTACCCTTCCCATTGGCGATTCTTCCACTACCACCGCAGCAGACATCATTCCAGAGATTAGCGACACAAGCAATTCCTGA
- a CDS encoding cold-shock protein has translation MQQGTVKFFNETKGFGFIVPANGDAELFVHVSGLLDDIRQNDLVSYDVEEGRKGLNAINVKIG, from the coding sequence ATGCAACAAGGAACAGTAAAATTTTTCAACGAGACAAAAGGTTTTGGATTTATCGTACCAGCTAATGGCGATGCAGAGCTTTTTGTGCACGTATCAGGTTTATTAGATGACATTCGCCAGAATGATTTAGTAAGCTATGATGTAGAAGAGGGCAGAAAAGGCCTGAACGCAATCAACGTTAAGATAGGATAA
- a CDS encoding PAS domain-containing sensor histidine kinase: protein MAKDAHTDNYKLRFKESEDKFNSIFSLTSVASKIIGSDLTILKVNKAMVELLGYTAEEIEGTKILDYACEEYKPVWHDLQEALWSRRVPYFKLQACLVKKDASLAWVDVTTILFNDDGVTYGFTVLDDITGTKRFRETELRLNVALRNSQMAVWEMEPDGNFSFRSEIHDQIFGYETPNNQWTVHDYTSHIIDEDRGSFKNVMDSLPRYGAVNFQGRIITTAGTVKWINFQGRAERDADGSISKFLGTVADITVDKQKERHKEDFIRAASHELRTPVTTLKASVQLLNRLQGVMEEKAQTLLNQVSKSVEKVSSLIEDLLYASRAYENFIQLRKTHFNISKLIEEGTYHLKLGGPQQISIKGDLSLSITADAERIERVILSFLDNALKYAPGSKKVEIFIEQEGDRCRISVKDTGPGIEIERQRTLFDWNTNGDFEEGRFSGMRTGLYTSAEIIKTHQGEIGVLSEPGAGSTFWFMLPISG, encoded by the coding sequence ATGGCTAAGGATGCTCATACGGATAATTATAAGTTAAGGTTTAAGGAGTCCGAGGATAAGTTTAACTCCATTTTCAGTCTTACGAGTGTTGCCAGCAAAATAATAGGTTCAGATCTAACCATTCTCAAAGTGAATAAGGCAATGGTTGAATTGCTGGGCTACACAGCCGAAGAGATCGAGGGTACAAAAATTCTGGACTATGCATGCGAGGAGTATAAACCGGTATGGCATGATCTACAGGAAGCATTATGGAGCCGTAGAGTTCCTTACTTCAAGCTCCAGGCCTGCCTGGTCAAAAAGGATGCCTCGCTTGCTTGGGTAGATGTTACAACAATTCTTTTCAACGATGATGGGGTAACATATGGCTTTACGGTTCTTGATGATATAACCGGAACCAAGAGATTTCGGGAAACAGAGCTCCGCCTCAACGTTGCACTCAGGAATTCCCAGATGGCAGTCTGGGAAATGGAACCCGACGGAAATTTTTCTTTCCGTTCGGAAATTCATGACCAGATATTTGGCTACGAGACACCCAATAATCAATGGACTGTCCATGATTATACCAGTCATATTATCGATGAAGACCGCGGTAGTTTTAAGAATGTTATGGACAGTTTGCCCAGATATGGGGCAGTTAATTTCCAGGGCCGAATAATTACCACCGCCGGAACAGTCAAATGGATTAATTTCCAGGGAAGAGCAGAAAGAGACGCTGACGGCAGCATTTCAAAATTTTTAGGGACTGTTGCCGATATAACTGTAGACAAACAGAAAGAACGCCATAAAGAAGATTTTATCCGTGCTGCCAGCCATGAGCTCAGAACACCGGTAACTACGCTGAAAGCTTCTGTGCAATTGCTTAACCGGCTGCAGGGTGTTATGGAGGAGAAAGCTCAGACGCTGCTCAATCAGGTGAGCAAGAGCGTCGAAAAAGTTTCATCGCTGATTGAGGATTTGTTATATGCCAGCAGGGCATATGAAAATTTTATCCAGCTCCGAAAGACCCATTTTAATATTTCCAAGCTAATTGAAGAAGGTACGTATCACCTGAAGCTTGGCGGACCGCAACAGATCAGCATCAAAGGAGACCTGAGCCTATCGATAACTGCCGATGCTGAAAGGATAGAAAGGGTCATTTTAAGTTTCCTTGATAACGCTTTAAAATATGCTCCGGGATCAAAGAAGGTTGAAATCTTTATCGAACAGGAAGGTGATAGGTGCAGGATATCTGTCAAAGATACGGGCCCAGGAATTGAGATTGAGCGACAGAGGACATTGTTTGACTGGAATACCAATGGAGATTTTGAGGAAGGACGCTTTTCGGGAATGCGCACCGGCCTCTATACCAGTGCCGAGATTATTAAAACACATCAGGGAGAAATCGGTGTTTTGAGCGAACCCGGAGCGGGCAGCACATTTTGGTTTATGCTCCCGATCAGCGGATAA
- a CDS encoding response regulator transcription factor, whose protein sequence is MSKKLIYVLEDDPDINEVVVYILSEAGYEVNGCATVAQFGELVSQKLPDIAILDIMLPDGNGLEVCMQLHKNEQTSAINVIMMSANRSKNEVEQMGCGVAFIAKPFNIDDFVTQVNLFGRASYN, encoded by the coding sequence ATGAGCAAAAAATTAATTTACGTTCTTGAAGACGATCCTGATATCAATGAAGTAGTTGTGTATATCCTCTCAGAAGCCGGATATGAAGTGAACGGCTGCGCCACAGTTGCACAGTTCGGAGAACTGGTATCCCAAAAACTGCCGGATATCGCGATACTAGATATCATGCTGCCCGATGGAAACGGCCTGGAAGTATGCATGCAACTCCATAAGAATGAACAGACTTCGGCCATAAATGTTATTATGATGTCAGCCAATAGAAGCAAAAATGAGGTTGAGCAAATGGGCTGTGGAGTAGCATTCATAGCAAAGCCCTTCAATATTGATGATTTTGTTACGCAGGTAAACCTATTCGGCCGGGCTTCCTATAACTGA
- a CDS encoding PAS domain S-box protein, with protein MDFKSVDQLFTFRSIFQGLEDAIICHDLNFNITNTNPAAERLFGFSKDGLVGKTAGITMPKGIFKEYERVAVLVLGGEKVHDFRTVRQTASGTEIQVSITLSPVSDDEGKIIGLIQMIRDLSGGRDAEEQQARLAAIIEGSEDAIVSKTLDGFITSWNKGAQEMFGYTPAEAIGKHITMLIPPDRITEEDYIIGNVRAGKKIEHYKTVRLAKNGREIPISLTVSALRDKNGHIIGVSKIARNITAQKLADEKQATLAAIVQSSDDAIISKTLAGVISTWNKGAENIFGYTETEAVGQHISILIPQNRLDEEERIINSIKRGEKIDHFQTIRLSKENKEIQVSLTVSPIKNSEGVIIGASKVARDITAQREAEIALEYNAQKLLILNTIGKTISEQLDVEVILQKVTDATTELTSAAFGAFFYNKTNVDGESYMLYTLSGAPREAFEKFGTPRNTAVFHTTFSGGGIVRVDDITKDPRYGKMAPHFGMPKGHLPVVSYLAVPVISATGNVIGGLFFGHPEPGRFLKDHEELVAGVASQAAIALDNSKLFEEVKTLSRKKDEFIALASHELKTPITAMGGFLQLLQKTATGEVNRNFVNKAMGQLDKINLLINDLFDISKVQSGKLQFNFESLNLGGLISDICETFAHSVPQHNFIFEPSGELTIEGDRMRLEQVITNLIGNAVKYAPQSPDISINAVNQNNEITVSIIDNGAGIPQAEQTNIFSQFYRVREQDRHISGLGLGLYITREIIERHGGRIWVESEMGKGAAFKFVLPLQQ; from the coding sequence ATGGATTTTAAATCTGTTGACCAACTATTTACATTCAGGTCAATTTTTCAGGGCCTGGAGGATGCCATAATCTGCCATGATCTGAACTTCAATATAACAAATACCAACCCTGCCGCTGAACGGCTTTTTGGCTTCAGCAAAGATGGGCTGGTCGGAAAAACTGCTGGGATAACCATGCCGAAAGGCATCTTCAAAGAATATGAACGTGTGGCCGTACTGGTACTCGGCGGGGAAAAAGTTCACGATTTCCGGACTGTCCGGCAAACGGCAAGTGGAACGGAAATACAAGTCTCCATCACCCTTTCCCCTGTCAGCGACGACGAAGGAAAGATTATCGGCCTGATCCAGATGATCCGTGATCTATCAGGCGGGCGGGATGCCGAAGAACAGCAGGCAAGACTGGCTGCGATAATAGAAGGATCGGAAGATGCCATTGTGAGCAAAACATTAGACGGATTTATCACCAGCTGGAACAAAGGCGCACAGGAGATGTTCGGATATACCCCAGCCGAGGCCATCGGGAAGCATATTACCATGCTCATACCCCCAGACCGGATAACTGAGGAAGACTACATTATCGGTAATGTGAGGGCAGGAAAAAAAATAGAACATTATAAAACAGTGCGCCTGGCCAAAAATGGAAGGGAAATACCCATTTCGCTGACCGTTTCGGCCCTGAGGGACAAAAACGGTCATATCATCGGTGTAAGCAAGATTGCGCGCAACATTACCGCACAAAAACTTGCCGACGAAAAGCAGGCAACCCTGGCTGCCATCGTCCAAAGTTCCGATGATGCGATCATCAGTAAAACGCTGGCCGGTGTGATCAGCACCTGGAACAAAGGAGCAGAAAACATCTTTGGCTATACAGAAACCGAAGCTGTGGGCCAGCATATTTCTATATTGATTCCACAGAACCGGCTTGACGAAGAAGAGCGGATCATCAACAGTATCAAAAGAGGTGAAAAGATCGACCACTTTCAGACCATCAGGCTCAGCAAGGAAAACAAAGAAATCCAGGTATCGCTCACCGTGTCCCCTATAAAAAACAGCGAAGGGGTAATCATAGGGGCATCCAAAGTAGCACGGGACATCACCGCACAACGCGAAGCAGAAATTGCCCTTGAATACAATGCACAAAAACTACTGATTCTCAACACAATCGGAAAAACCATCAGCGAACAACTGGATGTCGAGGTGATTCTGCAAAAAGTAACAGATGCAACAACAGAACTCACCAGCGCAGCATTTGGCGCCTTCTTTTACAATAAAACAAATGTGGACGGTGAATCCTATATGCTCTATACCCTTTCTGGCGCTCCCCGGGAAGCCTTTGAGAAATTCGGTACGCCCCGCAACACAGCAGTCTTTCACACCACCTTCAGCGGTGGAGGCATAGTCCGCGTGGATGACATTACCAAAGATCCGAGATACGGCAAAATGGCACCCCATTTCGGCATGCCCAAGGGTCACCTTCCTGTCGTAAGCTACCTCGCTGTTCCGGTTATTTCGGCGACAGGCAACGTCATCGGTGGGCTGTTCTTCGGCCATCCCGAGCCTGGAAGATTCCTTAAGGATCATGAGGAGCTCGTTGCCGGCGTAGCATCACAGGCTGCCATCGCTCTGGACAACTCAAAACTCTTCGAAGAGGTTAAAACCCTCAGCCGCAAAAAAGATGAATTCATTGCCCTGGCATCGCATGAGCTGAAGACACCCATCACCGCAATGGGCGGCTTTCTACAACTCCTTCAAAAAACTGCCACCGGAGAAGTGAACAGAAATTTCGTGAACAAGGCCATGGGACAGCTGGACAAAATCAATTTGCTCATCAACGATCTCTTTGATATATCCAAGGTACAGTCGGGCAAACTGCAGTTTAATTTCGAAAGCCTGAACCTGGGCGGGCTGATCAGTGATATATGCGAAACCTTCGCGCATTCCGTTCCACAGCATAATTTCATTTTCGAACCCAGCGGCGAGCTGACCATAGAAGGCGACAGAATGCGCCTGGAACAGGTAATCACGAACCTGATCGGTAATGCAGTGAAATATGCCCCTCAGTCCCCCGATATCAGCATAAATGCAGTAAACCAAAACAATGAAATAACAGTTTCAATAATAGACAATGGCGCTGGCATTCCCCAGGCGGAACAGACCAACATATTCTCCCAGTTTTACAGGGTCCGGGAACAGGACAGGCATATTTCGGGCCTTGGACTCGGCCTTTATATCACCAGGGAAATCATTGAGCGCCATGGTGGCCGCATATGGGTAGAAAGTGAGATGGGAAAAGGTGCTGCTTTTAAATTTGTCCTTCCCCTGCAACAGTAA
- a CDS encoding ATP-binding protein — translation MGLEHVKLSAEELNYVYQFGRVPTSVHIGDDATIVSANESMLHIWGKDKAVIGQPLEAALPELRGQPFLGLFKRAWLEGETITGTATPAELNVGGKIGTYFFDFEYRPVKNENGKIIAVINSAIDVTERVQKANLMDDLEETRSNLEKVQRLNQQLEETRSELAELNLELEERVEQRLNELSESESRFRSMADGTELLISVADEHGKTIYYNKKWSELTGREPARLMREGWNDLIHPGDLAGLTENENRYKKNFEKFSNEFRIRQENGDYQWMHCHNSPRFRADGGFAGYTVSCLDITERKLEEIRKNGFIDIISHELRTPLTSINAYIQVLKRKLSDSEDLTIPEMLEKAQHQINRMREMINSFLNLSRLESGRPVLNRTTFDLGELIVETAGDMKAFHSLHQFSLRINGDIPVNGDREKLRGVLWSLLNNAAKYSPYHSSIQVSCKAKNDRVFVQVEDEGSGIQTSHLKKIFGKFFRSEQNPTISGFGIGLYLCNEIVRMHNGEIWAENREPAGSRFTFTIPI, via the coding sequence ATGGGTCTTGAACATGTTAAGCTGAGTGCTGAAGAACTGAATTATGTATACCAGTTTGGCAGGGTTCCAACATCGGTACATATTGGAGACGATGCCACAATTGTTTCCGCCAATGAGTCGATGCTCCACATATGGGGAAAAGATAAGGCTGTTATCGGTCAACCGCTTGAGGCTGCACTCCCTGAACTTAGGGGGCAACCTTTTCTGGGCCTTTTCAAACGAGCATGGCTCGAAGGAGAGACCATTACCGGAACTGCCACGCCGGCTGAGCTCAATGTCGGGGGAAAAATCGGGACCTATTTTTTTGATTTTGAGTACCGGCCGGTCAAAAACGAAAACGGAAAGATTATTGCGGTCATAAATAGCGCAATAGACGTTACCGAGCGGGTACAAAAAGCTAATCTAATGGATGACCTGGAGGAAACCAGGTCGAATCTGGAAAAGGTACAGCGGCTCAACCAGCAGCTTGAAGAAACCCGGAGCGAACTTGCTGAACTAAACCTTGAGCTTGAAGAACGCGTAGAACAGCGTCTCAATGAGCTATCAGAAAGCGAATCAAGGTTCCGCTCGATGGCTGATGGAACCGAGTTATTGATCTCGGTGGCCGATGAACATGGCAAAACCATCTATTACAATAAAAAATGGTCAGAACTTACAGGGAGGGAGCCAGCCAGGCTTATGCGCGAGGGCTGGAACGACCTCATCCATCCTGGAGATCTCGCCGGTCTGACAGAAAACGAGAACAGGTACAAGAAAAATTTTGAAAAGTTTTCGAATGAATTCAGGATCAGACAGGAAAACGGGGATTACCAATGGATGCACTGCCATAACTCTCCAAGGTTTCGGGCAGATGGTGGCTTTGCGGGATATACGGTATCCTGTCTTGATATTACCGAGCGCAAGCTGGAAGAAATACGTAAGAACGGATTTATAGACATCATTAGCCATGAGCTCCGGACACCACTCACCTCGATCAACGCATATATCCAGGTACTGAAAAGAAAACTATCGGATTCGGAAGACCTTACCATACCAGAAATGCTGGAAAAGGCACAGCATCAGATAAACAGGATGAGAGAAATGATCAACAGCTTCCTGAACCTCTCAAGGCTGGAAAGTGGCAGACCGGTACTGAACCGCACAACATTCGATCTCGGCGAGCTGATAGTGGAAACAGCCGGTGACATGAAGGCTTTCCATTCCCTGCATCAGTTTAGCCTTCGCATTAATGGCGATATTCCGGTTAACGGCGACAGGGAAAAACTCCGCGGCGTGCTATGGAGCCTGCTGAACAACGCAGCAAAATACTCGCCTTACCATTCTTCTATTCAAGTCAGCTGTAAGGCCAAGAACGACAGGGTCTTCGTACAGGTCGAGGATGAGGGAAGCGGCATTCAGACTTCTCACCTTAAAAAAATATTCGGGAAATTTTTCCGCTCCGAACAGAACCCTACAATTTCTGGTTTTGGGATCGGCCTGTATCTGTGCAATGAAATCGTGCGCATGCACAATGGGGAGATCTGGGCGGAAAACCGTGAACCAGCAGGTAGCAGATTTACATTTACCATTCCCATTTAA
- a CDS encoding SusC/RagA family TonB-linked outer membrane protein yields the protein MKQNYQFNYLSFIGKWPCFAAFLVLFSLNIFAQSGKTITGKVIDETNQAVPGVTVRIKGGDGGTSTNSDGIYSIQAKSSDVLIYSMLGGLTKEITVGNQTTINVTLMPDNQTLKDVVVIGYGTANKKDLTGAVTSIKSEEFNQGVMVNPAQLLQGKVAGLNVTKSGDPNSKPSTILRGPSTLREGAAQEPFYVIDGVPGASIDLLAPADIESIDILKDASSTAIYGSRASNGVIMVTTKRSKNGQARLSYNGYAAVEKVSKKYDMLSAPELRQYLSDNKQTLNPIDDDGSDTNWQSLLERTGFSQNHNVSFGGSGQASDYGASVNYLDNKGILKNTSLKRTIVRAYINQKFFNDRLKLGLTVTNSNSKSSDIYQSQALPNMLFYLPTVSPFNTDGTYKENYNRTGSGTRNPLSIVDNNEINNLNNKTLINGMAQVNILDGLKFTASVSSQKDQNNYSTYLNSQSGLARGVNGQAQKIDVLNKSQVLESYFNYDKTFGKHSLKLLVGYSWQEDRTNDGFGVTTQNFSNDNLGYNNLFLSNPTALSQIIFNDAPISTIRFISYYGRVQYNYNEKYLLQASLREDGSSAIGINNRWGFFPAVSAGWRIIGEDFMKAVPVVSDLKLRAGYGVSGNSLGFNAFSALLIYGTPAGNNKFLNNGNISNAIGPVRNPNPDLKWGKYSNHQHWFRFWLI from the coding sequence ATGAAACAAAATTACCAATTCAATTATTTGTCTTTTATAGGAAAATGGCCATGTTTTGCCGCATTCCTGGTGCTATTTTCACTCAACATCTTCGCTCAGAGTGGCAAAACAATTACCGGTAAAGTGATTGATGAAACCAATCAGGCTGTTCCTGGCGTTACCGTGCGCATTAAAGGTGGCGATGGCGGAACATCAACCAATAGCGATGGTATTTATAGCATTCAGGCAAAAAGTAGTGATGTTCTTATTTATTCTATGCTTGGCGGATTGACAAAAGAAATTACAGTTGGCAATCAAACTACGATTAACGTTACTTTAATGCCTGATAATCAGACTTTGAAAGATGTGGTTGTAATCGGTTATGGTACAGCAAATAAAAAGGATTTGACAGGAGCTGTTACTTCCATAAAATCGGAAGAGTTTAACCAGGGTGTTATGGTTAATCCAGCACAACTTTTACAGGGTAAAGTTGCCGGTTTGAATGTAACCAAGAGTGGTGACCCCAATTCAAAGCCTTCAACCATATTACGTGGGCCATCTACCCTAAGGGAAGGTGCTGCACAAGAACCATTTTATGTTATTGATGGGGTGCCGGGGGCTTCAATTGATTTACTTGCGCCTGCCGATATTGAAAGTATAGATATCTTAAAGGATGCATCCTCAACGGCAATTTATGGTTCACGGGCATCAAATGGTGTAATTATGGTGACAACAAAAAGATCTAAAAATGGACAGGCGCGTCTTTCATACAATGGTTATGCTGCGGTAGAAAAGGTTTCCAAGAAATATGATATGCTATCTGCGCCAGAGTTAAGGCAGTACCTTTCAGATAATAAACAGACTTTAAACCCGATTGATGATGATGGTTCTGATACCAACTGGCAATCGTTATTGGAAAGAACAGGTTTTTCACAGAATCATAATGTTTCTTTCGGTGGTTCTGGTCAGGCATCAGATTACGGGGCAAGCGTAAACTACCTGGATAATAAAGGAATATTAAAAAATACTTCTTTAAAACGGACTATTGTAAGGGCATATATAAACCAGAAATTTTTTAACGACAGGTTAAAACTTGGCTTAACGGTTACCAACAGCAATTCTAAAAGTTCGGATATTTATCAATCTCAGGCATTACCAAATATGCTGTTCTATTTACCAACGGTCAGTCCATTCAACACGGATGGTACTTACAAAGAAAACTATAACCGTACCGGAAGTGGAACGAGAAATCCTTTGTCAATTGTAGATAATAATGAGATTAATAACCTGAACAACAAAACCCTGATTAACGGGATGGCTCAAGTCAATATTCTTGATGGTTTAAAATTTACAGCTAGTGTTTCTTCACAAAAGGATCAGAATAATTACAGCACTTACCTGAACAGCCAATCGGGTCTGGCGAGAGGTGTTAACGGACAAGCGCAAAAAATTGATGTTTTAAACAAAAGTCAGGTATTGGAAAGTTATTTCAATTACGATAAAACCTTTGGCAAACACAGTTTAAAATTGCTTGTAGGTTATTCATGGCAGGAAGACAGAACCAACGATGGTTTTGGTGTAACTACACAAAATTTCTCAAATGATAATTTAGGCTACAATAATCTATTTCTTTCCAATCCAACTGCGCTCTCTCAGATAATTTTCAATGATGCTCCTATTTCTACCATAAGATTTATCTCATATTATGGCAGGGTGCAATACAACTACAACGAAAAATATTTATTACAAGCCTCTTTAAGAGAGGATGGTTCTTCAGCTATTGGAATAAATAATCGCTGGGGTTTCTTTCCTGCGGTTTCTGCCGGATGGAGAATTATTGGCGAGGATTTTATGAAAGCTGTTCCGGTAGTGAGTGATTTAAAACTACGTGCAGGTTATGGTGTTTCAGGTAACAGTTTAGGGTTTAATGCCTTTTCTGCACTACTGATTTACGGTACGCCTGCCGGAAATAATAAGTTCTTAAATAATGGCAATATCAGCAATGCAATTGGGCCGGTAAGAAATCCGAATCCAGATTTGAAATGGGGAAAGTACAGCAACCACCAACATTGGTTTAGATTTTGGCTTATTTAA
- a CDS encoding RagB/SusD family nutrient uptake outer membrane protein: MKKFIILFNILAGLMVLESCSKLDVDVESQYVKENFPYTTADYTALFGTMYSNLSSQYGVPYWRMQELSTDAAILPARDGNFDDGGQYRQLHYHTWTIDHPNVRDIWQWGFGGINNCNRLINLTTESVASDASKAKSIAEIKAMRALYYYFMMDLYGNVPIIDTFPVSTQPGNQTREKVFEFIEKELLSVVAQLPVKDNNNRVLVYGRPTQAMAYALLEKMYLNAEVYTGKARYADAVTMADNILKNSNYSLDAKYSDIFDVNNGPQINETIFAIPYDQQIPGNQMTRFGFYPALAAAYGINVGFSIAMSTTPEYYNRFNLTNDIRNSFWLIGKQYAPDANRKPDLTKPVFVAGTTTQIEITPDLILKPGKPMDLGNTVADQAKGVRSVKYWPDVNAIQATRLNGNDMPVLRLADVMLMKAEAILRGATATIVNGELQTPLVLINKIRSRAGAVNETTVTLNTLLDERARELSWEAWRRNDLIRFGQFETEYPLPNDVLFMNKDITRRLYPIPANELKLNANLKQNPGY; this comes from the coding sequence ATGAAAAAGTTTATAATCTTATTTAATATCCTGGCTGGTTTGATGGTTTTGGAATCATGCAGCAAGCTAGATGTCGATGTAGAATCGCAATACGTTAAGGAAAATTTTCCCTATACCACTGCAGATTATACGGCACTTTTTGGCACCATGTATTCTAACTTATCATCACAGTACGGCGTGCCTTATTGGAGAATGCAGGAACTTTCTACTGATGCGGCTATCCTGCCTGCACGTGATGGAAATTTTGATGATGGTGGCCAGTACCGCCAGTTGCATTACCATACCTGGACCATTGATCATCCAAATGTTAGAGATATCTGGCAGTGGGGCTTCGGCGGCATTAACAATTGCAACCGCTTAATTAATCTTACTACCGAATCAGTTGCATCTGATGCTTCAAAAGCTAAAAGCATAGCTGAAATAAAAGCAATGCGGGCTTTGTATTATTACTTTATGATGGATTTGTATGGTAATGTGCCAATTATCGATACTTTTCCGGTAAGCACCCAGCCAGGGAACCAAACCCGCGAAAAGGTATTTGAATTTATAGAAAAAGAACTTTTGTCTGTTGTCGCTCAATTGCCGGTCAAAGATAACAATAACCGGGTTTTGGTTTACGGCAGACCTACTCAGGCTATGGCTTATGCATTACTGGAGAAAATGTATTTAAACGCAGAAGTTTATACCGGAAAAGCAAGGTATGCGGATGCGGTTACGATGGCTGATAATATTTTAAAAAATAGCAACTACAGCTTAGATGCAAAGTACAGCGATATTTTCGATGTAAATAACGGTCCGCAAATTAACGAAACGATTTTTGCAATTCCTTACGATCAGCAAATTCCCGGTAATCAGATGACAAGGTTTGGTTTTTACCCTGCTTTAGCAGCAGCTTACGGAATAAATGTTGGTTTTAGTATTGCGATGAGTACCACACCTGAATATTACAACCGCTTTAATTTGACAAACGATATTCGCAACAGTTTCTGGTTAATTGGTAAACAATATGCACCAGATGCCAACCGTAAGCCAGATTTAACAAAACCGGTTTTTGTAGCAGGAACAACTACGCAAATCGAAATTACACCCGATTTGATTTTAAAGCCAGGCAAACCAATGGATTTGGGCAATACCGTTGCCGACCAGGCCAAAGGTGTACGTTCGGTAAAATACTGGCCGGATGTTAATGCCATACAGGCAACCAGATTAAACGGGAACGATATGCCGGTTTTACGTCTTGCCGATGTCATGTTAATGAAAGCAGAAGCTATATTACGAGGCGCAACAGCAACAATAGTTAACGGTGAACTACAAACACCTTTAGTTTTAATTAATAAAATAAGAAGCCGTGCCGGTGCTGTAAACGAAACAACGGTTACGTTAAATACTTTGCTCGATGAAAGAGCACGCGAGTTGAGCTGGGAAGCCTGGAGAAGAAATGATTTAATCCGTTTCGGACAATTTGAAACTGAATATCCACTGCCAAATGATGTGCTTTTTATGAATAAAGACATCACCAGAAGGCTTTATCCAATTCCGGCAAACGAGTTAAAATTGAATGCAAATTTAAAGCAGAATCCTGGTTACTAA